A window from Vulcanimicrobium alpinum encodes these proteins:
- the rplU gene encoding 50S ribosomal protein L21, with the protein MYAIIETGGKQLRVSEGDVIRTDLIETEVGSSVTFDRVILAADGDDVTIGTPAVSGASVTGTVLRQAKDKKILVFKYKPKKRVRKLTGHRQQFAEVRIDKIALP; encoded by the coding sequence ATGTACGCGATCATCGAGACCGGCGGCAAACAGCTGCGCGTCTCCGAAGGCGACGTGATTCGCACGGACCTCATCGAGACCGAAGTCGGTTCTTCGGTCACGTTCGATCGCGTCATCCTCGCCGCCGACGGCGACGACGTCACCATCGGCACCCCGGCCGTCAGCGGCGCATCGGTCACCGGCACGGTCCTGCGCCAGGCGAAAGACAAGAAGATCCTGGTCTTCAAGTACAAGCCGAAGAAGCGCGTGCGCAAGCTGACCGGCCACCGCCAGCAGTTCGCCGAAGTCCGAATCGACAAGATCGCGCTCCCGTAA
- a CDS encoding dimethylarginine dimethylaminohydrolase family protein produces MPTRLLVCPPGHYDVRYAINPWMTGHVGDATPDAQRQWERFIELTGCVADVEFVQLSQAEQTPDLVFTANAGLIVGNLAIVSSFRHAERRREQPVFRAALARAGFATTFLQQTYFEGAGDALFDRVRPILYAGYGWRTERGATLQLQEIVGCRVLPLLLADERFYHLDTALCPLASGHVMAYMDAFSPHAQTLLRRAIEPGYLIEVGVDDALRFACNALEIGDAVIMHDCSRRLRERLHAAGYRVFLTELSEFHKAGGSAKCLTLKLEDGPAAGMAVATA; encoded by the coding sequence ATGCCGACACGGTTGTTGGTCTGCCCGCCGGGACACTACGATGTCCGCTACGCGATCAATCCATGGATGACGGGGCACGTCGGTGACGCGACCCCCGACGCGCAGCGTCAATGGGAACGCTTCATCGAGCTCACCGGCTGCGTCGCCGACGTCGAGTTTGTCCAGCTCTCGCAGGCGGAGCAGACTCCCGACCTGGTCTTCACCGCGAACGCCGGTCTCATCGTCGGGAACCTTGCGATCGTCTCGAGCTTCCGTCACGCGGAACGTCGACGCGAACAGCCGGTCTTCCGCGCCGCGCTCGCGCGCGCGGGCTTCGCCACGACATTCCTTCAGCAGACGTACTTCGAGGGCGCGGGCGACGCGCTGTTCGACCGCGTGCGGCCGATTCTCTACGCCGGCTACGGCTGGCGCACCGAACGCGGCGCGACGCTGCAGCTGCAGGAGATCGTCGGCTGCCGAGTGCTGCCGCTGCTGCTCGCCGACGAGCGCTTCTATCACCTCGACACGGCACTCTGCCCGCTCGCAAGCGGCCACGTGATGGCGTACATGGATGCGTTCTCGCCGCACGCGCAGACCCTGCTGCGGCGCGCGATCGAACCCGGCTATCTCATCGAGGTCGGCGTCGACGACGCGCTGCGCTTCGCGTGCAACGCGTTGGAGATCGGCGACGCGGTGATCATGCACGACTGCTCGCGCCGTCTGCGCGAACGCCTGCACGCCGCCGGCTATCGCGTGTTCCTCACCGAGCTCTCCGAGTTCCACAAAGCCGGCGGCAGCGCAAAGTGCCTGACGCTGAAGCTCGAAGACGGCCCCGCCGCCGGCATGGCCGTCGCCACCGCATAA
- a CDS encoding xanthine dehydrogenase family protein molybdopterin-binding subunit, which produces MSTTLEQPRSARPSIGAPVDRIDGPLKVAGAAPYAADTPVNDALHAVLVQATIPRGRIAAIDDGAARAVPGVVEILTFRNAPRVRELRFDWTTPMPESLAPLQDDVIRYDGQHVAAVVARTFEAAREAAALLQIRYDAEAAHLDIAHPAETRLPDDWFGDNPQSRRGDPEAAFAAAPVQIDATYTTPVEHHNPLEPSATVAQWNGDDLVVHDATQWVIGARNCLAAAFGIAPERVRVLSPYVGGGFGCKGWFWAHTLIAAMAAKHVGRPVKLALTREQMFTSAGHRSETVQRLRVGAARDGRLAAIRHDVRTTTSRVAPWVETAGAPTKFLFACDNVGVHHEVALLDVTSPTAMRAPGEAPGTYALGSALDELAYACGLDPLELLRRNHADTDADEGLPYSSKHLLACYARGAEHFGWERRAPQPRAMRDGRDLVGYGVATAVYPALRSSAQARVTVGADGTIEVATAAHDLGTGLYTIVAQVAADAFGVAPHDVRVSIGDSSLPPAPVAGGSMTTATVTPAVADAARRAIAELVALASRDPGSPLFGLGTDAIVARDGALVVRGDPSRAAALADVLKGSGVASVAAVGEAAPGDESRGLAMYSFGAQFVEVRVDPDFGTVRVSRALGAFDCGRIINAKTARSQMIGGIVWGIGMALLEESVRDARTGAFVTNNLADYHVPVNADIPPIDVLFVEEPDYALNPLGARGIGEIGITGVAAAIANAVYHATGIRVRDLPIVPEKLLASSRSYDGVGG; this is translated from the coding sequence GTGAGCACGACGCTCGAGCAGCCGCGTTCGGCGCGACCGTCGATCGGCGCGCCGGTCGACCGCATCGACGGTCCGCTCAAGGTGGCCGGCGCCGCGCCCTACGCGGCCGACACGCCGGTCAACGACGCCCTGCACGCCGTGCTGGTGCAGGCGACGATCCCGCGCGGCCGGATCGCCGCAATCGACGACGGCGCCGCGCGCGCGGTCCCCGGCGTCGTCGAGATCCTCACTTTTCGCAACGCGCCGCGGGTGCGCGAACTGCGCTTCGATTGGACCACGCCGATGCCGGAGTCGCTCGCGCCGCTGCAGGACGACGTCATCCGCTACGACGGTCAGCACGTCGCCGCCGTCGTCGCTCGCACGTTCGAAGCGGCGCGCGAGGCCGCAGCCCTGCTGCAGATTCGCTACGACGCCGAAGCGGCGCACCTCGACATCGCGCACCCGGCGGAGACCAGGCTCCCCGACGACTGGTTCGGCGACAACCCGCAATCGCGGCGCGGGGATCCCGAGGCGGCGTTCGCGGCGGCGCCGGTGCAGATCGACGCGACGTACACGACGCCGGTCGAACATCACAACCCGCTCGAACCGTCGGCGACCGTCGCGCAGTGGAACGGCGACGATCTCGTCGTCCACGACGCGACGCAGTGGGTGATCGGCGCGCGCAACTGTCTTGCCGCGGCGTTCGGGATCGCGCCGGAACGTGTCCGTGTCCTCTCGCCGTACGTCGGCGGCGGCTTCGGCTGCAAGGGCTGGTTCTGGGCGCACACGCTGATCGCCGCGATGGCGGCGAAACACGTCGGCAGGCCGGTGAAGCTCGCGCTCACGCGCGAGCAGATGTTCACCTCCGCCGGCCATCGCAGCGAAACCGTCCAGCGTCTGCGCGTCGGTGCCGCGCGCGACGGTCGCCTCGCCGCGATCCGGCACGACGTGCGCACCACGACGTCGCGCGTCGCGCCGTGGGTCGAAACGGCCGGCGCCCCGACGAAGTTTCTCTTCGCGTGCGACAACGTCGGCGTGCACCACGAGGTTGCGCTGCTCGACGTGACCTCGCCGACGGCGATGCGCGCGCCCGGCGAGGCGCCGGGGACGTATGCGCTCGGGAGCGCGCTCGACGAACTCGCGTACGCGTGCGGGCTCGACCCGCTCGAACTGCTGCGGCGCAACCACGCCGACACCGATGCCGACGAGGGACTGCCCTACTCGTCCAAGCACCTGCTGGCGTGCTACGCGCGAGGCGCGGAGCACTTCGGCTGGGAGCGCCGCGCGCCGCAACCGCGCGCGATGCGCGACGGCCGCGACCTCGTCGGCTACGGCGTCGCGACCGCGGTCTACCCCGCACTGCGCTCGTCGGCGCAGGCGCGCGTCACCGTCGGCGCCGACGGCACGATCGAAGTCGCGACCGCGGCGCACGACCTGGGGACGGGACTGTACACGATCGTCGCGCAGGTCGCGGCCGATGCCTTCGGCGTCGCACCGCACGACGTGCGCGTGTCGATCGGCGACAGCAGCCTGCCGCCGGCACCGGTCGCCGGCGGTTCGATGACGACGGCGACCGTCACGCCGGCGGTCGCCGATGCGGCACGGCGCGCGATCGCCGAGCTGGTCGCGCTCGCGTCGCGCGACCCCGGCTCGCCGCTCTTCGGCCTCGGCACCGACGCGATCGTCGCGCGCGACGGCGCGCTCGTCGTACGCGGCGATCCGTCGCGTGCGGCGGCGCTCGCGGATGTGTTGAAGGGATCGGGTGTCGCTTCCGTCGCCGCCGTCGGTGAGGCCGCGCCCGGCGACGAGAGCCGCGGTCTCGCGATGTACTCGTTCGGAGCGCAGTTCGTCGAGGTGCGGGTCGACCCCGATTTCGGCACCGTGCGCGTGTCGCGCGCGCTCGGCGCGTTCGACTGCGGCCGCATCATCAACGCCAAGACCGCGCGCTCGCAGATGATCGGCGGGATCGTGTGGGGGATCGGGATGGCCCTGCTCGAGGAATCGGTGCGCGACGCGCGCACCGGCGCGTTCGTGACCAACAACCTCGCCGACTATCACGTTCCGGTCAACGCGGATATCCCGCCGATCGACGTGCTGTTCGTCGAGGAGCCCGACTACGCGCTCAACCCGCTCGGCGCGCGCGGGATCGGCGAGATCGGGATCACCGGCGTCGCGGCAGCGATCGCGAACGCGGTCTACCACGCGACCGGCATACGCGTCCGCGATCTCCCGATCGTCCCGGAAAAACTCCTAGCGTCGTCACGCTCATATGATGGGGTAGGGGGATGA
- a CDS encoding lytic transglycosylase domain-containing protein encodes MPAALAPFVLASLLPAYVGALRAFDPALDNARALRLAARVVTEADAARIDARLIVALVAVESSWNPDAVSRAGARGLGQLMPATANDLRVDPADPDANLHGTVVYLAALIARYGGYAPQERYERAIGAYNAGAGAVDRYRGVPPWVETRLYVRRVIGLWRRLCGD; translated from the coding sequence GTGCCCGCCGCGCTCGCGCCGTTCGTCCTCGCTTCGCTGCTGCCGGCGTATGTCGGCGCGCTGCGCGCGTTCGATCCGGCGCTCGACAACGCGCGGGCGTTACGCCTTGCCGCGCGCGTCGTCACCGAAGCCGACGCCGCGCGGATCGATGCGCGCTTGATCGTCGCGCTCGTCGCGGTCGAATCGTCGTGGAATCCCGACGCCGTCTCGCGCGCCGGCGCGCGCGGACTCGGCCAACTGATGCCGGCGACCGCGAACGACCTGCGCGTCGACCCCGCCGATCCCGACGCGAACCTGCACGGCACGGTCGTTTATCTCGCGGCCCTGATCGCGCGCTACGGCGGGTATGCGCCGCAAGAACGCTACGAACGCGCGATCGGCGCGTACAACGCCGGCGCGGGTGCGGTCGACCGCTATCGCGGCGTTCCGCCCTGGGTCGAGACGCGGCTATACGTGCGCCGGGTGATCGGGCTCTGGCGGCGGCTCTGCGGGGACTGA
- a CDS encoding IS110 family transposase: MSMLGVDISKDTFHCCLQRGEKRSEASFENTRTGFRKLRSWLRTHRAHEVHVCMESTGPYWRHLAANLHKAKIRVSVVNPTRTAYFAKSRLLRTKTDAVDARMLAQFCASERPALWEPDSDEILSLRGLLAYRDQLIAQRIALTQIVQSVAVGATLLKMNETHLVGIAEMVKQIESQIQGVLCSDVTLSRNAQLLQTIPGVASLTAANVLAELPVHRLHSAKAAAAYAGLTPAERQSGTSVKGKPRICKTGNAKLRRALYMAALTAKRKVPAFKELADRLEARGKSGKQIIVAVMHKLVRLAYSLLKNQRPYQPVSA, from the coding sequence ATGAGCATGTTGGGCGTCGATATCTCTAAGGACACGTTCCACTGCTGCTTGCAACGCGGCGAGAAGCGCAGTGAGGCGAGTTTTGAGAACACGCGAACCGGCTTCAGAAAGCTTCGCAGTTGGTTGCGCACGCATCGCGCCCACGAGGTTCATGTGTGCATGGAGTCAACCGGGCCGTATTGGCGCCACTTAGCGGCGAACTTGCACAAAGCGAAAATCCGGGTGAGCGTGGTGAACCCGACGCGTACGGCATATTTTGCGAAGAGCCGTTTGCTGCGGACCAAGACCGATGCGGTCGACGCTCGAATGCTGGCCCAATTCTGCGCCTCCGAGCGCCCCGCGCTCTGGGAGCCTGATAGCGACGAAATCCTGTCCCTGCGCGGTTTGCTGGCGTATCGCGACCAGCTCATCGCGCAGCGTATTGCCCTTACGCAGATCGTGCAATCCGTCGCCGTCGGAGCAACGCTGCTCAAAATGAACGAAACGCATCTGGTCGGTATCGCGGAGATGGTCAAGCAGATCGAGTCGCAGATCCAAGGTGTTCTTTGCTCGGATGTCACGCTAAGCCGGAACGCGCAGCTTCTTCAGACCATACCAGGCGTCGCGTCCTTGACAGCGGCAAACGTGCTTGCGGAGTTGCCGGTGCATCGGCTCCATAGTGCCAAAGCCGCAGCGGCGTATGCCGGCCTTACGCCGGCAGAGCGGCAGTCCGGGACCTCGGTGAAGGGCAAGCCGCGCATTTGCAAGACAGGCAACGCGAAGCTCCGGCGGGCACTCTACATGGCTGCCCTGACGGCAAAGCGCAAAGTCCCGGCCTTCAAGGAGCTCGCCGATCGCCTCGAAGCGCGCGGTAAGAGCGGCAAGCAAATCATCGTGGCGGTGATGCACAAGCTCGTGCGCCTGGCTTACTCGCTACTCAAGAATCAGCGGCCCTATCAACCCGTATCGGCTTGA
- a CDS encoding Sec-independent protein translocase subunit TatA/TatB → MLSIPDMALLGAAALLLFGPEQLPNVLRKVGQFSREVQNTSQSFIREMERAAESQEVADAYKRRDEALKSYEPPDLDPPDAAEAALDPAPHVEEPDVAEPDPHPPAAEKLAEPRPAPDAWDYPTQAMPVVGSVPAEPPPEPDHPAHV, encoded by the coding sequence ATGCTCTCCATCCCCGACATGGCGCTGCTCGGTGCGGCGGCGCTCCTGCTCTTCGGCCCGGAACAGCTCCCCAACGTCTTGCGCAAGGTCGGACAGTTCAGCCGCGAAGTGCAGAACACGTCGCAGTCGTTCATCCGCGAGATGGAGCGCGCTGCCGAATCGCAGGAAGTCGCCGACGCGTACAAGCGCCGCGACGAGGCGCTCAAGAGCTACGAACCGCCCGACCTCGATCCGCCGGACGCGGCCGAGGCCGCGTTGGATCCGGCGCCGCACGTCGAAGAGCCCGACGTCGCCGAGCCGGATCCGCATCCGCCGGCGGCGGAGAAGCTCGCCGAGCCGCGGCCCGCGCCCGACGCGTGGGACTATCCGACGCAGGCGATGCCGGTGGTCGGTTCAGTCCCCGCAGAGCCGCCGCCAGAGCCCGATCACCCGGCGCACGTATAG
- a CDS encoding FKBP-type peptidyl-prolyl cis-trans isomerase has product MTRSARILLAALVAAPLPAPAANGAAHHPAAVKAKPGAKPVTLPDGLRYTDLTVGRGAQPKPGQTAVVHYTGTFPDGKKFDSSRDRGAPFEFAVGGHQVIPCWDEGVATMRVGGRRKLVCPPALAYGQRGAGGVIPPNATLDFDVELLNVK; this is encoded by the coding sequence ATGACCCGTTCCGCCCGCATCCTCCTCGCCGCGCTCGTTGCCGCCCCGCTCCCCGCGCCGGCCGCGAACGGCGCCGCTCACCATCCGGCCGCGGTCAAAGCGAAGCCCGGCGCCAAACCCGTGACGCTTCCCGACGGACTGCGGTACACCGACCTCACCGTCGGCAGAGGCGCCCAGCCGAAGCCCGGCCAGACGGCGGTCGTGCACTACACCGGGACGTTCCCCGACGGCAAAAAATTCGACAGCTCGCGCGATCGCGGCGCGCCGTTCGAGTTCGCGGTCGGAGGCCATCAGGTGATCCCGTGCTGGGACGAGGGCGTCGCGACGATGCGCGTCGGCGGACGGCGCAAATTGGTCTGCCCGCCGGCGCTCGCCTACGGTCAGCGGGGCGCCGGCGGCGTGATCCCGCCCAACGCGACGCTCGATTTCGACGTCGAACTGCTCAACGTGAAGTGA
- a CDS encoding ribosomal-processing cysteine protease Prp, whose amino-acid sequence MLVVTFRRDSRNRLSSVFASGHAEQGDPGEDIACAAVSALLQAAWGGLAEVARVPVSGRRRSGDLEMHWPAEARDRDDVNAIVATAELAIEQIAKQYRGAIRYVRASEPDSPAST is encoded by the coding sequence ATGCTGGTCGTCACCTTTCGCAGAGACAGCCGTAATCGGCTGTCTTCTGTTTTTGCGAGCGGGCACGCCGAGCAGGGCGATCCCGGCGAAGACATCGCCTGCGCCGCCGTCTCCGCATTGCTGCAGGCAGCGTGGGGCGGGCTCGCGGAGGTCGCGCGCGTCCCGGTGAGCGGCCGCCGCCGCTCGGGCGATCTCGAGATGCACTGGCCGGCCGAGGCGCGCGACCGTGACGACGTCAACGCGATCGTCGCGACGGCGGAACTGGCGATCGAGCAGATCGCGAAACAATATCGCGGCGCGATCCGGTACGTGCGTGCGTCCGAGCCGGATTCTCCGGCAAGTACGTAA
- a CDS encoding Rieske (2Fe-2S) protein, whose translation MPHPVAKRSAVPPGTTLRVEVDGVEVLLCNVDGEIYAVEDLCTHDGGPLDQGELQGCRIMCPRHGALFDVTSGRALTLPAVVPLPTYEVRIEGDDIFVEV comes from the coding sequence GTGCCCCACCCCGTTGCGAAACGTTCGGCCGTCCCGCCCGGCACGACGCTGCGCGTCGAAGTCGACGGCGTCGAGGTGCTGCTGTGCAACGTCGACGGCGAGATCTACGCCGTCGAGGATCTGTGCACGCACGACGGCGGGCCGCTCGATCAGGGCGAACTGCAAGGCTGCCGGATCATGTGCCCCCGTCACGGCGCGCTCTTCGACGTGACCAGCGGCAGGGCGCTCACGCTCCCCGCGGTCGTCCCGCTCCCGACCTACGAAGTCCGCATCGAAGGCGACGACATCTTCGTGGAGGTCTGA
- a CDS encoding FAD binding domain-containing protein gives MQPFEFVVADSPASARALVREVDGARYYAGGTTLVDLMKGGVETPPRVVDISHLALAGVTLRPDGVRIGALARNSDVANDATIAARFPALAQALLSGASGQIRNAATIGGNLLQRTRCSYFRETRWNCNKRIPGSGCDALAGFNRGHAVLGANDACIATYPGDMAVALSALSAHVVVEGDGGERTIAIDDLFLLPGDTPQHEHALAHGDLIVAVELRFAAAHERSQYLKVRDRASYEFALVSAACGVELAGGTIRSARLALGGVATVPWHVPEAEDALAGAAPGAEAFRHAAELALAGAVPRAHNAFKIELAKRAIVRVLESVCGGAA, from the coding sequence ATGCAGCCGTTCGAATTCGTCGTCGCCGATTCGCCCGCATCGGCGCGCGCGCTCGTGCGCGAGGTCGACGGCGCGCGTTACTACGCCGGCGGCACCACCCTGGTCGATCTGATGAAGGGCGGCGTCGAAACGCCGCCGCGGGTCGTCGACATCTCGCATCTCGCGCTCGCCGGCGTCACGCTGCGCCCCGACGGGGTGCGGATCGGCGCGCTCGCGCGCAACAGCGACGTCGCGAACGACGCGACGATCGCCGCGCGTTTCCCCGCGCTCGCGCAGGCGCTGCTCAGCGGCGCGTCGGGCCAGATCCGCAACGCGGCGACGATCGGCGGGAACCTGCTGCAGCGCACGCGCTGCTCGTATTTCCGCGAGACGCGCTGGAACTGCAACAAGCGGATTCCGGGAAGCGGCTGCGACGCGCTCGCCGGCTTCAACCGCGGCCACGCGGTGCTGGGCGCCAACGACGCGTGCATCGCGACCTATCCCGGCGACATGGCGGTGGCGCTCAGCGCGCTCTCGGCGCACGTCGTCGTCGAAGGCGACGGCGGCGAACGGACGATCGCGATCGACGATCTCTTCCTGCTCCCCGGCGATACGCCGCAGCACGAACACGCGCTCGCGCACGGCGACTTGATCGTCGCGGTCGAGCTGCGCTTCGCGGCGGCGCACGAGCGCTCGCAGTATCTCAAGGTGCGCGATCGCGCGTCCTACGAGTTCGCGCTCGTCTCGGCGGCGTGCGGCGTCGAACTCGCCGGCGGGACGATCCGCAGCGCGCGTCTGGCCTTGGGCGGGGTCGCGACGGTCCCGTGGCACGTCCCGGAGGCGGAAGACGCGCTGGCCGGGGCGGCCCCGGGAGCGGAGGCGTTCCGCCACGCGGCGGAGCTTGCGCTCGCGGGCGCGGTGCCGCGCGCGCACAACGCGTTCAAGATCGAACTCGCGAAGCGCGCGATCGTACGCGTGCTGGAGAGTGTCTGCGGAGGTGCCGCGTGA
- a CDS encoding (2Fe-2S)-binding protein, with the protein MSTLDPARTARDVTLRLNGRAATFSVEPEVTLLDLLRERAGLTGSKKGCDRGQCGACTVLVNGRRTLSCLALALAHDGDAVTTIEGLAENGVLHAMQSAFIEHDAFQCGYCTPGQILSAVAVVAEGRAHGDEAIREAMSGNVCRCGAYPNIVAAIAAVQVAS; encoded by the coding sequence GTGTCGACTCTCGACCCAGCGCGCACCGCGCGCGACGTAACCCTGCGGCTCAACGGCCGCGCCGCGACGTTCTCCGTCGAGCCCGAGGTCACGCTGCTCGACCTGCTGCGTGAACGCGCAGGACTGACCGGTTCGAAGAAAGGCTGCGACCGCGGCCAGTGCGGCGCGTGCACCGTGCTGGTCAACGGCCGCCGCACCCTCTCGTGTCTCGCGCTCGCGCTCGCGCACGACGGCGACGCGGTCACGACCATCGAGGGGCTCGCCGAGAACGGCGTCCTGCACGCGATGCAGTCCGCGTTCATCGAACATGACGCGTTCCAGTGCGGCTACTGCACGCCCGGCCAAATCCTCTCCGCGGTCGCCGTCGTCGCCGAGGGACGCGCGCACGGCGACGAGGCGATCCGGGAAGCGATGAGCGGGAACGTCTGTCGCTGCGGCGCGTATCCGAACATCGTCGCGGCGATCGCCGCGGTGCAGGTTGCGTCCTGA
- a CDS encoding tetratricopeptide repeat protein — MALFDRLRGLLPGREAGPLDLGTRLIQRDRLDEAAAAFAEALAAAERPSDVARARNKLAIVAIRRGDRETAIAELIAAAEADPRSPAAITTLGNLLLEDGAIDEAIIHYEYAIMVDVDYAPAYHNFGVALHRSGRKREAVRMLRKATRLEGRR; from the coding sequence GTGGCGTTGTTCGACCGGCTGCGCGGTCTGCTCCCCGGCCGCGAGGCCGGCCCGCTGGACCTTGGGACGCGCCTGATCCAACGGGACCGGCTCGACGAGGCGGCGGCGGCGTTCGCCGAGGCGCTCGCTGCCGCGGAACGCCCATCCGATGTCGCGCGCGCGCGCAACAAGCTCGCGATCGTCGCGATCCGGCGCGGCGACCGCGAGACGGCGATCGCGGAATTGATCGCCGCGGCGGAAGCCGACCCGCGTTCGCCCGCCGCGATCACCACCCTCGGAAACCTCCTGCTCGAAGACGGCGCGATCGACGAAGCGATCATCCACTACGAGTACGCGATCATGGTCGACGTCGACTACGCACCGGCGTACCACAACTTCGGCGTCGCCCTGCACCGCAGCGGCCGCAAGCGCGAAGCGGTGCGGATGCTGCGGAAGGCGACGCGGCTCGAAGGCCGCCGCTAG
- a CDS encoding nucleotidyltransferase family protein, translating into MRLVVLAAGSSRRMGRDKLLAPFAGVPLVRRLAAALAPLRPLVVGPDAVADAVAGLAGVEVLRTPPTAGPSVTLALADAAIPRDRALAVAAADLPFLDAPLVAAFLARVPPGADIAFPEVAGVPGHPVVWSPRARERIAGLDPGAPPIRIRRDLDLTAVALACAADGYVVDVDTPDAWTQAERRARAGERREG; encoded by the coding sequence ATGCGGCTGGTCGTCTTGGCGGCCGGGAGCTCGCGCCGGATGGGCCGCGACAAGCTCCTCGCCCCGTTCGCCGGCGTCCCCCTGGTGCGCCGTCTCGCCGCGGCGCTCGCTCCGTTGCGGCCCCTCGTCGTCGGCCCCGACGCGGTCGCGGACGCCGTCGCCGGCCTCGCCGGCGTCGAGGTTCTGCGCACGCCGCCGACCGCCGGGCCCAGCGTGACGCTCGCGTTGGCCGATGCCGCGATCCCCCGCGACCGGGCGCTCGCGGTCGCCGCCGCGGACCTTCCGTTTCTCGACGCCCCGCTGGTGGCGGCGTTCCTGGCGCGGGTTCCGCCGGGCGCCGACATCGCTTTTCCCGAGGTGGCCGGCGTCCCGGGGCACCCCGTCGTCTGGTCGCCGCGGGCGCGCGAACGGATCGCCGGCCTCGATCCGGGTGCGCCGCCGATACGGATCCGGCGCGATCTGGATCTGACGGCGGTCGCGCTGGCGTGCGCAGCCGACGGCTACGTCGTCGATGTGGATACGCCCGACGCGTGGACGCAGGCGGAGCGTCGCGCGCGTGCCGGGGAACGCAGGGAGGGCTGA
- a CDS encoding IS481 family transposase: protein MHPQARTTPLIRREIVALVQAGEAVAAVARRFKISRPTVYKWLARFAQAGESGLRDRRPVAIRFPTRVRKAVERQIDRLRRTRRLLGWQIAEALSMARSTVIKVLKRLNIARLRDLEPARFTQRYEYRRPGELVHIDIKKIARFERVGHRIHGDRTKCSRHVGYDVIFVAVDDASRRTETRVYTREDATSAADFLRRLAILYARRGVRIERVMTDNGKVFSSNAFESMMRSIGARHIFTPPYTPRWNGKAERFIQTMLREWAYAVAYRTSDERRDALPAWLRYYNEDRRHTAINYETPASRWAAARKRGA, encoded by the coding sequence ATGCACCCTCAGGCCCGCACAACGCCCCTTATCCGGCGGGAAATTGTCGCTTTGGTTCAGGCCGGTGAGGCCGTTGCCGCGGTGGCTCGGCGCTTCAAGATCAGCCGGCCGACGGTGTACAAGTGGCTTGCCCGCTTTGCGCAGGCCGGAGAGTCTGGTCTGCGTGATCGGCGACCCGTTGCAATTCGCTTTCCGACGCGCGTCCGAAAGGCGGTTGAACGGCAGATCGACCGGCTTCGCCGCACTCGCCGGCTACTCGGTTGGCAAATCGCCGAAGCACTGTCGATGGCGCGCTCGACGGTCATCAAGGTACTCAAGCGGCTCAACATCGCGCGTCTGCGCGACCTCGAGCCGGCCCGCTTTACGCAGCGTTATGAGTATCGCCGACCCGGCGAGCTCGTTCACATTGACATCAAGAAGATCGCACGATTTGAGCGCGTGGGGCACCGCATCCACGGCGATCGCACGAAGTGCTCCAGGCACGTCGGCTACGACGTCATCTTTGTCGCGGTCGACGATGCCAGCCGCCGGACTGAAACACGCGTATACACGCGGGAAGACGCGACCTCGGCCGCAGACTTCTTGCGGCGGCTCGCGATTCTTTACGCTCGTCGCGGCGTGCGAATCGAACGAGTCATGACTGACAACGGCAAAGTGTTCAGCTCGAACGCGTTCGAGTCAATGATGAGGTCGATCGGTGCGCGACACATTTTCACGCCGCCCTACACGCCGCGTTGGAACGGCAAAGCGGAGCGCTTCATCCAGACCATGCTGCGCGAGTGGGCGTACGCGGTCGCTTATCGCACCAGCGACGAGCGCCGAGACGCCCTCCCGGCGTGGCTCCGGTACTACAACGAGGACCGCCGGCACACGGCCATCAACTACGAGACCCCCGCCTCACGTTGGGCCGCGGCCCGTAAACGAGGCGCGTAG